Proteins encoded in a region of the Zea mays cultivar B73 chromosome 2, Zm-B73-REFERENCE-NAM-5.0, whole genome shotgun sequence genome:
- the LOC103646099 gene encoding acyl-acyl carrier protein thioesterase ATL4, chloroplastic → MQQQMAGLVHHQAIGMVSFSSGANARHHVAVHAGRARLGRVTAAARPKYCPLRGAAAVAAPLASGRELLDQHTRPSNTTSSQQLTTTVRKDKFFEIEMEVRDDELDEYGVVNNAIYASYLHSGRDVVLEKLGISVDYWTSTGNAMALSELNLKYFAPLRSGDRFVVKVKPVQIKGVRMIVEHMIEALPDRKLVMEGRATVVCLNKDFRPTRVFPELAARAKEVFSCKVA, encoded by the exons ATGCAGCAGCAGATGGCCGGCCTCGTTCATCATCAGGCCATCGGGATGGTGAGCTTCAGCTCCGGCGCCAATGCCCGCCACCACGTGGCGGTGCACGCCGGCCGGGCGCGTCTCGGCAGGGTCACGGCGGCTGCGCGGCCCAAGTACTGCCCGCTCCGGGGCGCGGCTGCCGTCGCCGCCCCCTTGGCCAGCGGCCGCGAGCTGCTCGACCAACACACTCGCCCTAGCAACACCACATCGAGCCAGCAGCTTACTACCACCGTCAG GAAGGACAAGTTTTTCGAGATCGAGATGGAGGTGCGCGACGACGAGCTTGACGAGTACGGCGTCGTCAACAACGCCATCTACGCCAGCTACCTCCATAGCG GTCGTGACGTGGTGCTTGAGAAGCTGGGCATCAGCGTGGACTACTGGACATCCACGGGCAACGCCATGGCTCTTTCAGAGCTCAACCTCAAGTATTTCGCGCCTTTGAGG AGCGGCGACAGGTTCGTCGTGAAGGTGAAGCCTGTCCAAATCAAAGGCGTGCGGATGATTGTGGAGCACATGATCGAGGCCCTGCCGGATCGTAAG CTCGTCATGGAAGGCAGAGCGACCGTCGTTTGCCTCAACAAGGACTTCCGTCCAACTCGGGTATTCCCGGAGTTAGCAGCAAGAGCCAAGGAAGTTTTCTCCTGCAAGGTTGCATAA
- the LOC100275524 gene encoding Protein TRIGALACTOSYLDIACYLGLYCEROL 1, chloroplastic-like has product MSFAAALHLRPTSATTHPRLHQSTRKSYFLRLQPSRRRLPVPRLSLTPTTASNSNSSPPPPSPSPAPAAPGSLLANWSPPRAIWRGLSALLLAGQVFHRVLTGRVHRRNLLAQLRRVGPGSAGVALLTAAFVGMAFTIQFVREFTRLGLHRSVGGVLALALARELSPVVTAVVAAGRVGSAFAAELGTMQVSEQTDTLRVLGAHPVDYLVVPRVLACVLALPVLTLISFALGLASSAFLADSVFGVSVSIILESARRALRPWDLISSLLKSQVFGAIIAVVSCAWGVTTHGGAKGVGESTTSAVVVSLVGIFIADFALSCLFFQGAGDSLKYAMG; this is encoded by the coding sequence ATGTCTTTCGCCGCCGCGCTCCACCTACGCCCCACCTCCGCCACGACGCACCCGCGCCTCCACCAATCCACCCGCAAATCGTACTTCCTCCGCTTACAGCCGTCTCGCCGCCGCCTACCCGTCCCGCGCCTGTCCCTCACGCCCACCACCGCCAGCAATAGCAACAGCTCTCCTCCCCCACCGTCCCCTTCGCCCGCCCCCGCCGCCCCGGGTTCCCTGCTCGCCAACTGGTCCCCGCCGCGCGCGATCTGGCGGGGGCTGTCGGCGCTGCTCCTCGCGGGCCAGGTCTTCCACCGCGTCCTCACGGGCCGCGTCCACCGCCGCAACCTCCTGGCGCAGCTCCGTAGGGTGGGTCCCGGGAGCGCGGGGGTCGCGCTCCTCACCGCTGCCTTCGTGGGCATGGCCTTCACCATCCAGTTCGTGCGCGAGTTCACCCGCCTCGGCCTCCACCGCTCCGTCGGCGGCGTCCTCGCGCTCGCGCTCGCGCGCGAGCTCTCGCCGGTCGTCACGGCCGTCGTCGCCGCGGGCCGCGTCGGCTCCGCGTTCGCCGCCGAGCTCGGCACCATGCAGGTGTCGGAGCAGACCGACACCTTACGCGTCCTCGGTGCCCACCCCGTCGACTACCTCGTGGTCCCTCGCGTGCTCGCCTGCGTGCTCGCGCTCCCGGTCTTGACATTGATcagcttcgcgctcggcctcgcgtcctcGGCGTTCCTGGCCGATTCTGTGTTTGGCGTCAGCGTCAGCATCATTTTGGAGTCGGCGCGCAGGGCGCTGCGGCCATGGGACTTGATCAGCTCTTTGCTCAAATCTCAAGTGTTTGGTGCCATTATCGCGGTGGTGAGCTGTGCCTGGGGAGTTACAACCCATGGAGGAGCCAAGGGTGTTGGCGAGTCTACAACATCTGCCGTAGTTGTTTCCTTGGTTGGAATCTTCATTGCAGACTTTGCTCTCTCGTGCCTGTTCTTCCAGGGTGCTGGTGATTCGCTCAAGTATGCAATGGGTTGA